The DNA window CACATTCCCTGAACCGCCGAGCCAGTCGCCCGCGGTTCGCGCCTGCTTTTAAGTGAAAAACGTCCCATGGCAACCGAACGATACAATCCGCGCGCGTCAGAGCCCAAATGGCAGAAGGCCTGGGCCACCAAGAAGCTTTTCGAAGCGCACAATGACGACCCGAAGCCTAAATACTACGTGCTGGAAATGTTCCCCTATCCGTCGGGGCGCATCCATATCGGCCACACCCGCAACTACACGATGGGTGACGTGGTGGCGCGCTACAAGCGGGCCAAGGGGTTCAACGTGCTGCATCCGATGGGCTGGGACGCCTTCGGCATGCCGGCCGAGAACGCGGCCATGCAGAACAAGGTCCATCCCAAGGAATGGACCTACCAGAACATCGCCACCATGCGCGAGCAGCTCAAGGTCATGGGCCTGTCGCTGGACTGGGCACGCGAATTCGCCACCTGCGACGTCGACTACTATCACCGGCAGCAGATGCTGTTCCTGGATTTCGTCGAGAAAGGACTGGTGACGCGCAAATCCTCCAAGGTCAATTGGGACCCGGAGGACATGACCGTGCTCGCCAACGAACAGGTCATCGACGGGCGCGGCTGGCGCTCCGGCGCGCTGGTCGAGCAGCGCGAGCTGACGCAGTGGTTCTTCAAGATCACCGATTTCGCGCAGGACCTGCTGGATTCGCTCGACGGCCTCGATGAATGGCCCGAAAAAGTGAAGCTGATGCAGCAGAACTGGATCGGCCGTTCGGAAGGCCTGCTGATCCGCTGGCCGCTCGCCTCGGACATTGCGGGCGAGCATGAGCTGGAAGTCTACACGACGCGGCCCGACACTATTTTCGGCGCCTCCTTCATGGCCATCGCCGCCGATCATCCGCTGGCCAAGAAAGCCGCCGAGACCAATCCGGAGATGGCGAAGTTCATCGAGGAGGTCCGCCATATGGGCACTTCGGTGGCGGCGCTGGAGACGGCGGAGAAGAAGGGGTTCGACACCGGCATCCGCGTCGTCCATCCCTTCGACGACAGCTGGACGCTGCCTGTCTATGTGGCCAATTTCGTTTTGATGGAATACGGCACCGGCGCCATCTTCGGCTGCCCGGCGCATGACCAGCGCGACCTCGATTTCGCCAACAAATACGGCCTGACGGTGGTGCCGGTGGTGATGCCGGAAGGCGAGAATCAGGCGACCTTCCAGATCATCGACGTGGCCTATGGCGACGACGGTGCGATGATCAATTCGCGCTTCCTCGACGGGATGAAGCCGACCCAGGCTTTTGACGAAGTGGCCAGGCTCCTGGAACAGAAGACGATCGGCAACCGGCCGATGGCCGAGCGCAAGGTGAATTTCCGCCTGCGCGACTGGGGCATTTCGCGCCAGCGCTACTGGGGCTGCCCGATCCCGATGATCCATTGCGAGGATTGCGGCGTGGTGCCGGTTCCAAAGGCCGACCTTCCGGTCAAGCTGCCCGACGACGTCGATTTCGACCGGCCGGGCAATCCGCTCGACCGGCATCCGACCTGGCGGCACGTGAAATGCCCGCAATGCGGCAAGGACGCGCGCCGCGAGACCGACACGATGGATACGTTCGTCGATTCGTCCTGGTATTTCGCCCGCTTCACCGCGCCCTGGGCGCACGAGCCGACCGATCCCAAGGCGGCGAACGAATGGCTGCCGGTCGACCAGTATATTGGCGGCATCGAGCATGCGATCCTGCACCTGCTCTATTCGCGCTTCTTCACCCGCGCCATGCGCGAGACCGGCCATGTCGATCTCGCCGAGCCCTTCAAGGGCCTGTTCACGCAAGGCATGGTGGTGCACGAGACCTACCGGGTCGGTTCGGCATCGAATGGCCGCTGGCTGGCACCGACCGAGGTGCGGCTGGAGGAAGTCGACGGCAAGCGCCGCGCCATCGACATCGCCACTGGCGAAGCGGTCACCATTGGCCCGCTGGAAAAGATGTCGAAGTCGAAGAAGAACACGGTTAGCCCGGAAGACATCACCGACGGCTACGGCGCCGACACGGCGCGCTGGTTCATGCTGTCGGACTCACCGCCCGAGCGCGACGTCGAATGGACCGACGATGGCGCCGCCGGCGCGCATCGCTTCATGCAGCGCATCTGGCGCCTGGTGTCGACAGCGGCCGAGACGCTGGCGGGCGTCAAGCCTGCCGCGGCCGGCGCCGGCGAGGCGGGAGCGGTCTCGAAGGCCACGCACAAGATCCTCAAGGCAGTCGGCGAGGACATCGAGAAGCTCGCCTTCAACCGCGCCATCGCCCGCATCTATGAACTGGCCAACGTGCTGACCACACCGCTCAACGAGGTGGCCGAAGGCAAGGCCGATCCGGCGCTGCAAGGCGCCTGCCGCCAGGCCGTGGAGATCCTGGTGCATCTGATCGCGCCGGTGATGCCGCATCTGGCCGAAGAGTGCTGGGAGACGCTCGGCGGTACCGAACTGGTCGCCGAACGGCCGTGGCCGGTCTTCGATCCGGCGCTGGTCATCGACAACGAAGTCACCTATCCGGTGCAGGTCAACGGCAAGAAGCGGGGGGATTTGACAATTGCCCGCGACGCGGACCAAGGTGCGGTCGAAAAAGCGGTATTGGCTCTCGACTTCGTGCAGAAAGCACTTGAAGGTAAGGCTCCGCGCAAGGTGATCATCGTGCCGCAGAGGATCGTCAATGTCGTTGCCTGATCGGGAAAAGACAGAGCTGAGCCGTTTGCTGCGCCGTGTGGCGCTTGCCGGCCTTGTCGGGTCGCTCGCGCTGGTTTCGGCCTGCACGGTGCGGCCGCTCTATTCCAGCGCGCCGCTGACGACGGGTTCGAGCGCCAATGCCGAACTGGCATCGATCGCCATCAAGCCGGTCAAGACGCGTTATGCCCAGCAGGTGCGCAACAACCTGATCTTCGGCTTTGGGCGCGGTGCCGGCGAACCGGCATCGCCGCTTTATTCGCTTGATCTCAGCGTCTCCGAAGCCGTTGAATCCTCCGCCCTCGTGCAGGTCGGAACCGATGAGGACGAGCCGACAGCCGGTTCGGTGACACTTACCGCCAGCTATACGCTGACCGATGCGAAAACCGGTGTCGTCATCACGGTCGGCAAGCGCGCGATCACCTCCTCCTTTGACAGGCCGCGTCAGGAATTCGCCTCGTATCGGGCGCAGATCGACGCCGAAAATCGCGCCGCGCGCGAACTGGCCGAGGCCCTGCAACTGTCCATCGCCCAGGATCTGGTCCGGCACGGCAAGGCGGCCAGCTGACGCCGCTCTTCGTTTTTACGAAGACGCCATCTCGATCCTTGCGTCAGGCCTCCCGGTAGCAGCCGGGCGCCCTTTTTTTGCGCGCTTTTTAGCCCGACGCAGGGATGAGCGAGTGATCGCCGAATGACGATCAACGGCTCGAATCCCGATCACTCCATATCGTCGTGAAAGATACGTTTCAGTTGCTTTAGCGGCGCTCAAGGGAAGCAACTGTTAACCACTCGCTCCCTATTGCTCAGCAGACGTTTCAGAGTGAGTCTTGAGAATGGAATCCAAGCGTTTTCCCCGGGTCAATTCATTGAAGGCAACCTCGCCCGACGACCCCGGAGTAGAGCGTTTCAGCGGCAGGAGCGACAAGGCGGATAGCCAGCGGACCGGAGCGGCCAAGGCCGGCAGTTCCCAGCCGCCCGTTCATCTTGGTGGCAACGAAAGCCCCGCCTGGCAGGATTATTTCTTCCTGGCGCCCAATGTGCGGTTCACGCGCACGCCGGACTATGACGCCAGCACAAACAATACGCGGCACGAGCAGGTTGCCGTCGAGGAAAGTGAACCCCTGACGCCGCCGACACAGCACGCAATCGCCCGTCCGACTGCGGCACTCCAAGCCGGCTCGTCCTCGCCATCGCCTATGAGAAACCCCGCTCTGGAAGCCGCCCGGCCTCTCGCAAGCAACAGGGTGGCGACTCATGAAAGGCAGGCTGCCACTGCCCCTGTATCCGCCCGGCCAGGGCATGCCGGTGAAAAGGCGCGCACTGTTGCCCCGGCGGGCTCCAGGACGGCGGTAACGGCACGCGCATACACGCCGGCAGCGTCTGCCCGCGAGGTTGCGTCACAGGTCAGAACACAAGGCCGCGGAAATGCACGCTGGCCCTACCTGTCGGATCACGTCTTCTTCGAACTCATGGCGCCCTACATGATCGAGAGCCCGTTGCCGGCGCCACGGGCGGTCCCGGTTCCGCGGCCGGCCGCGCCGGTTGTCCCACCACGGGTGGATATCCGCGCAACGCCCACGGATGACCCGACGGCGTTGTTTCGGGTCATCGAGTGGCTTCCGGGCCTGCAAGCCCCATCCTCCTTGCCGGATGTCCGTCCGGCCAATTCGAACGAAGCCGCGAGCAACGCGCCGCAGGATGCCCGGACAGCGGCTGCGGGTCCCGTCGCCGCGACAAGCAACGCCGTTCAGGTCCAGGCCGCGCAAGGCGCGGAGGAGACTGTGCAGGCTCCAGCCTTGCGGGCATCCGCGACGCTGCCCAGGGTCGGCAAGATCGTGCCGGCCACGACGGGCGAGGCATACGAACTTCCCTCCGAAGAGCTGCTGCAGCAGCCGCCGGAAGGGCAGGGCTTCTACATGTCGCAGGAGCGGCTCGAGCAGAATGCCGATCTCCTGGAAAGCGTGCTCGAGGATTTCGGCGTCAAGGGCGAGATCATCCACGTTCGCCCGGGTCCGGTCGTGACCCTCTATGAGTTCGAGCCGGCGCCGGGCGTCAAATCGTCCCGCGTCATCGGTCTTGCCGACGACATTGCCCGCTCCATGTCGGCGATTTCGGCGCGCGTCGCCGTCGTGCCGGGCCGCAACGTCATCGGAATCGAGCTGCCGAACGAGACGCGCGAGACGGTCTATTTCCGCGAGCTGATCGAATCGCAGGGTTTCCGAAAGACCAGCTGCAAGCTGGCGCTTTGCCTCGGCAAGACGATCGGCGGCGAGCCTGTCATCGCCGAGCTGGCGAAGATGCCGCATCTGCTCGTTGCCGGCACCACCGGCTCGGGCAAGTCGGTTGCCATCAACACCATGATCCTGTCGCTGCTCTACCGGCTGAAGCCGGAAGAGTGCCGGCTGATCATGGTCGATCCCAAGATGCTGGAGCTCTCCGTCTATGACGGCATCCCGCATCTTCTGACGCCCGTCGTCACCGATCCCAAGAAGGCGGTCACCGCGCTCAAATGGGCGGTGCGCGAGATGGAGGATCGCTATCGCAAGATGGCGCGGCTCGGCGTGCGCAACATCGACGGCTACAATGAGCGCGCCGCCCAGGCCCGCGACAAGGGCGAGGCGGTCGTCATGACGGTGCAGGCCGGCTTCGAAAAGGGCACCGGCGCGCCGCTCTTCGAGCAGCAGGAAATCGACCTTGCGCAGATGCCCTACATCGTCGTCATCGTCGACGAGATGGCCGACCTGATGATGGTCGCCGGCAAGGAGATCGAAGGCGCCATCCAGCGCCTGGCGCAGATGGCGCGCGCGGCCGGCATCCACCTGATCATGGCGACGCAACGCCCCTCGGTCGATGTCATCACCGGCACGATCAAGGCCAATTTCCCGACCCGTATCTCCTTCCAGGTCACGTCGAAGATCGACAGCCGAACCATCCTGGGCGAGCAGGGCGCCGAACAGCTGCTTGGCCAGGGCGACATGCTGCACATGATGGGTGGCGGACGCATCGCCCGCGTGCACGGCCCCTTTGTGTCCGACGCGGAGGTCGAGCATGTCGTGGCGCACCTGAAGGCGCAGGGCCGCCCGGAATATCTGGAAACCGTGACGGCCGATGAGGACGAGGAAGAGGCCGAGGACGACCAGGGCGCGGTCTTCGACAAGGGATCGGTCGCCGCCGAGGACGGCGATTCCAGCTATGACGAAGCGGTCAAGGTGGTGTTGCGCGACAAGAAGTGTTCGACGTCCTACATCCAGCGCCGGCTCGGCATCGGTTACAACCGCGCCGCTTCCCTGGTCGAACGCATGGAGAAAGAGGGATTGGTCGGCGCGCCGAACCATGTCGGCAAGCGCGAGATCACCATGGGGCGGCGCCCGCCGGTGGCCGCGCCCGACGACGACGGCACGGACTGATCGGCAGCCTTTCGGTGGTGTTCTTCCTCTGAAAATAAAAAAGGCCGGTTGCCCGGCCCTTTTTCATGGAAGCAGTGCGACCTCAGCCGATCTTCTGGCCGGTCTTGGCCCAGTCGGCGAGGAAGGTGGCGAGGCCCTTGTCGGTCAGCGGATGGTTGACCAGCGCCTTCAGCGTCGCCGGCGGCGCGGTGACAACGTCGGCACCGATCAGGGCCGCCTGCTTGACGTGGTTTACCGTGCGCACCGATGCGGTCAGGATCTCGGTCTGGAAATCGTAATTGTCATAGATCTGGCGGATCTCCTGGATCAGCTCCATGCCGTCCGAGCCGGTGTCGTCAATGCGGCCGACGAAGGGCGAGATGAACGAGGCGCCGGCCTTGGCGGCGAGCAGCGCCTGGTTGGCCGAGAAGCACAGCGTGACGTTGACCATGCGGTTCATCTGGGTGCGGATCGTCTTGCAGGCCTTCAGGCCGTCCAGCGTCAGCGGCACCTTGATGCAGACATTGGGCGCGATCTTGGCCAACACCTCGGCCTCCGCCATCATGTTCTTGTATTCGGTCGCCACCACTTCGGCTGAAACCGGACCTTCGACGATATCGCAGATCTGCTTGGTGACGTCGGCGATCTTGCCGCCGGATTTCAGGATCAGCGACGGGTTGGTGGTGACTCCGTCAAGCAGTCCCAGATCGTTGAGCTCACGGATATCCTTGATATCGGCGGTATCGACAAAAAATTTCATGGCGGTCTCCTGACGATTTCGTCGTGCTTGGGAAGGCACGTTCAGCGTTGCTCTTTGATCTAGACCAAAGTCGGGGCAAGGTCACGCCTCATGATCGAAGATTCGCCCTTTGTCGCAGCCGCACCGGTGCTGGTGCCGATGCCTGCCGAACGCCCTTACACTTATGCCGTGCCGGCCGGCATGCGCGTGGTTCCGGGGTCGATCGTGCGCGTGCCGCTCGGCCCGCGCCAGGTCGCCGGCATCGTCTGGGACGGCGTGGTCGAGAACATCGACGCGAAAAAGCTGCGCCCGATCGAACAGGTTTTCGACTGCCCGCCGATCGACCGCGCCATGCGCCGCTTCGTCGACTGGGTGGCGCAATACACGCTGTCGGCACCGGGCATGGTGGCACGCATGCTGCTGCGCGCGCCGGAGGCCTTCGACCCCGAGCCCTGGATCGAGGGGCTGCAGCGAACGCTCCTCGTTCCCGACCGGATGACGGATGCGCGGGCGCGCGTGCTGGAGACGGCCGAAGGTGGGCTCGCCTGGACGCGATCCGGCCTGGCGCATGCGGCCGGCGTGTCGTCGACGGTGATCGAGGGGCTGAAGGCGCAGGGCGTGTTCGAGACGGTGATGATCCCGCCGCGCCCCGTGGTGGCCGCTCCCGACCCAAGCTATGCCGTGCCGGAGCTGATGCCGGATCAGAGCGACGCAGCATCGATGCTGCGCGCCAACGTCGCGGCCGGCGCCTTCAATGTCGCGCTGCTCGACGGCGTCACCGGTTCGGGCAAGACGGAGGTTTATTTCGAGGCGGTGGCGGCGGCGCTCGACCAGGGCAAGCAGGTGCTGATCCTCTTGCCGGAAATCGCGCTGACCCACGCTTTCCTAGAGCGCTTCCAGCAGCGCTTCGGCGCCAAGCCGGGCGAATGGCATTCCGACCTGCCGCCCAGGATGCGCGAAAAGGTCTGGCGGCAAGTGGCTGAGGGCACGGTGCGCGTCGTTGCCGGCGCCCGATCGGCTTTGTTCCTGCCTTTCAAGGAACTTGGCCTGATCGTGGTCGACGAGGAGCACGACCCGGCCTACAAGCAGGAAGACCGCGTCTTCTACAACGCCCGCGACATGGCCGTGGTGCGCGGCCATATTGGCGGCTTTCCGGTCGTGCTGGCGTCGGCGACGCCATCGGTCGAGAGCCGGGTCAATGCGAGCCAGGGCAAATACAACAGGGCCGTCCTTTCCGCCCGTTTCGCCGAAGCGGCGCTGCCGCAGCTGAGGTCGATCGACATGCGGCGCGCGCCGCCGGCGCGCGGCGGCTTCCTGTCGCCGGTGCTGATCGACCATATGCGCCGGACGCTGGAAAAGAAGGAGCAGTCGCTTTTGTTCCTCAACCGGCGCGGCTATGCGCCGCTGACACTGTGCCGGGTGTGCGGTCACCGTTTCGGCTGCCCGGTGTGCTCGGCCTGGCTGGTCGAGCATCGTTTTCGCGGCCAACTGGTCTGCCATCATTGCGGGCACAATGAGCGCCGCCCCGAGGCCTGCCCGGAA is part of the Mesorhizobium loti genome and encodes:
- the leuS gene encoding leucine--tRNA ligase, giving the protein MATERYNPRASEPKWQKAWATKKLFEAHNDDPKPKYYVLEMFPYPSGRIHIGHTRNYTMGDVVARYKRAKGFNVLHPMGWDAFGMPAENAAMQNKVHPKEWTYQNIATMREQLKVMGLSLDWAREFATCDVDYYHRQQMLFLDFVEKGLVTRKSSKVNWDPEDMTVLANEQVIDGRGWRSGALVEQRELTQWFFKITDFAQDLLDSLDGLDEWPEKVKLMQQNWIGRSEGLLIRWPLASDIAGEHELEVYTTRPDTIFGASFMAIAADHPLAKKAAETNPEMAKFIEEVRHMGTSVAALETAEKKGFDTGIRVVHPFDDSWTLPVYVANFVLMEYGTGAIFGCPAHDQRDLDFANKYGLTVVPVVMPEGENQATFQIIDVAYGDDGAMINSRFLDGMKPTQAFDEVARLLEQKTIGNRPMAERKVNFRLRDWGISRQRYWGCPIPMIHCEDCGVVPVPKADLPVKLPDDVDFDRPGNPLDRHPTWRHVKCPQCGKDARRETDTMDTFVDSSWYFARFTAPWAHEPTDPKAANEWLPVDQYIGGIEHAILHLLYSRFFTRAMRETGHVDLAEPFKGLFTQGMVVHETYRVGSASNGRWLAPTEVRLEEVDGKRRAIDIATGEAVTIGPLEKMSKSKKNTVSPEDITDGYGADTARWFMLSDSPPERDVEWTDDGAAGAHRFMQRIWRLVSTAAETLAGVKPAAAGAGEAGAVSKATHKILKAVGEDIEKLAFNRAIARIYELANVLTTPLNEVAEGKADPALQGACRQAVEILVHLIAPVMPHLAEECWETLGGTELVAERPWPVFDPALVIDNEVTYPVQVNGKKRGDLTIARDADQGAVEKAVLALDFVQKALEGKAPRKVIIVPQRIVNVVA
- the lptE gene encoding LPS assembly lipoprotein LptE is translated as MSLPDREKTELSRLLRRVALAGLVGSLALVSACTVRPLYSSAPLTTGSSANAELASIAIKPVKTRYAQQVRNNLIFGFGRGAGEPASPLYSLDLSVSEAVESSALVQVGTDEDEPTAGSVTLTASYTLTDAKTGVVITVGKRAITSSFDRPRQEFASYRAQIDAENRAARELAEALQLSIAQDLVRHGKAAS
- a CDS encoding DNA translocase FtsK produces the protein MESKRFPRVNSLKATSPDDPGVERFSGRSDKADSQRTGAAKAGSSQPPVHLGGNESPAWQDYFFLAPNVRFTRTPDYDASTNNTRHEQVAVEESEPLTPPTQHAIARPTAALQAGSSSPSPMRNPALEAARPLASNRVATHERQAATAPVSARPGHAGEKARTVAPAGSRTAVTARAYTPAASAREVASQVRTQGRGNARWPYLSDHVFFELMAPYMIESPLPAPRAVPVPRPAAPVVPPRVDIRATPTDDPTALFRVIEWLPGLQAPSSLPDVRPANSNEAASNAPQDARTAAAGPVAATSNAVQVQAAQGAEETVQAPALRASATLPRVGKIVPATTGEAYELPSEELLQQPPEGQGFYMSQERLEQNADLLESVLEDFGVKGEIIHVRPGPVVTLYEFEPAPGVKSSRVIGLADDIARSMSAISARVAVVPGRNVIGIELPNETRETVYFRELIESQGFRKTSCKLALCLGKTIGGEPVIAELAKMPHLLVAGTTGSGKSVAINTMILSLLYRLKPEECRLIMVDPKMLELSVYDGIPHLLTPVVTDPKKAVTALKWAVREMEDRYRKMARLGVRNIDGYNERAAQARDKGEAVVMTVQAGFEKGTGAPLFEQQEIDLAQMPYIVVIVDEMADLMMVAGKEIEGAIQRLAQMARAAGIHLIMATQRPSVDVITGTIKANFPTRISFQVTSKIDSRTILGEQGAEQLLGQGDMLHMMGGGRIARVHGPFVSDAEVEHVVAHLKAQGRPEYLETVTADEDEEEAEDDQGAVFDKGSVAAEDGDSSYDEAVKVVLRDKKCSTSYIQRRLGIGYNRAASLVERMEKEGLVGAPNHVGKREITMGRRPPVAAPDDDGTD
- the fsa gene encoding fructose-6-phosphate aldolase codes for the protein MKFFVDTADIKDIRELNDLGLLDGVTTNPSLILKSGGKIADVTKQICDIVEGPVSAEVVATEYKNMMAEAEVLAKIAPNVCIKVPLTLDGLKACKTIRTQMNRMVNVTLCFSANQALLAAKAGASFISPFVGRIDDTGSDGMELIQEIRQIYDNYDFQTEILTASVRTVNHVKQAALIGADVVTAPPATLKALVNHPLTDKGLATFLADWAKTGQKIG
- a CDS encoding primosomal protein N', with product MIEDSPFVAAAPVLVPMPAERPYTYAVPAGMRVVPGSIVRVPLGPRQVAGIVWDGVVENIDAKKLRPIEQVFDCPPIDRAMRRFVDWVAQYTLSAPGMVARMLLRAPEAFDPEPWIEGLQRTLLVPDRMTDARARVLETAEGGLAWTRSGLAHAAGVSSTVIEGLKAQGVFETVMIPPRPVVAAPDPSYAVPELMPDQSDAASMLRANVAAGAFNVALLDGVTGSGKTEVYFEAVAAALDQGKQVLILLPEIALTHAFLERFQQRFGAKPGEWHSDLPPRMREKVWRQVAEGTVRVVAGARSALFLPFKELGLIVVDEEHDPAYKQEDRVFYNARDMAVVRGHIGGFPVVLASATPSVESRVNASQGKYNRAVLSARFAEAALPQLRSIDMRRAPPARGGFLSPVLIDHMRRTLEKKEQSLLFLNRRGYAPLTLCRVCGHRFGCPVCSAWLVEHRFRGQLVCHHCGHNERRPEACPECGTLDHLVACGPGVERIAEEVVTHFPDARTIVLSSDLMGGVRRLRLELEAIADGEADIVIGTQLVAKGHNFPNMTLVGVVDADLGLANGDPRAAERTFQLLSQVTGRAGRTGKKSLGLLQTFQPDHPVMRAIVSGDAEAFYEREIAERERAALPPFGRLAGVIVSAVTRAEAEGHARGLRRAAPEASDLFVLGPAEAPLSLLGGRHRFRLLIQGERRADMQGFIRAMLANGPKQRGSVRVQVDIDPQSFL